One part of the Ziziphus jujuba cultivar Dongzao chromosome 2, ASM3175591v1 genome encodes these proteins:
- the LOC107419065 gene encoding UDP-glycosyltransferase 89B2: protein MSTPITTVHVLVCPYPSSGHIIPLIDLTRRLLTRGLTVTFVVTPTNLPLLQPLLSSHPPSSLQPLVLSIPETTISTSHRLLSIIRATREHHFPALLDWFRSHPSPPVAIISDFFLGWTHHFAGEIGIKRLVFSPSGAISHCVSFSLWQDLPKIDNPDDVNSPISFPNVPNCPVYPWWQLNSVYRSGKEGDPDWELYRSINQANKASWGAVLNSFADLESVYLEHLKKEMGHDRVWAVGPLLPPSDDDDDDVGPFDRGGSSSLPSHVVMKWLDARDFRSVVFVCFGSRTFLTTSQMDALTAALEHSGVHFILSVRPPNKKQEGDDHGEIPEGFEDRTADRGLVIKGWAPQVAILRHRAVGAFLTHCGWNSLMEGLAAGVVMLTWPMGADQFTNAKLLVDQLGVGFRVGEESKIIPRPIELSSLLVESLDENRPEWGRAKVLSDKALGAVKGGSSDKDLDDLVKWLSEL, encoded by the coding sequence ATGTCCACTCCAATCACCACCGTCCACGTCCTCGTCTGCCCTTATCCTTCCTCCGGCCACATCATACCCCTCATCGACCTCACCCGCCGGTTACTCACCCGCGGCCTCACCGTCACCTTCGTCGTTACCCCAACCAATCTCCCACTTCTCCAACCGCTCCTCTCCTCTCACCCACCGTCTTCTCTCCAACCCTTGGTTCTCTCCATCCCGGAAACCACCATTTCAACATCTCACAGGCTCCTTTCTATCATACGCGCCACGCGTGAGCATCACTTCCCTGCGCTCCTGGACTGGTTTCGGTCTCATCCATCACCTCCTGTTGCTATCATCTCCGATTTCTTCCTCGGTTGGACCCACCACTTCGCAGGAGAAATCGGCATCAAACGTCTGGTTTTCTCTCCGTCCGGTGCCATTTCCCATTGCGTCTCTTTTTCCCTCTGGCAGGACCTGCCAAAAATCGATAACCCGGACGATGTGAATTCTCCAATTTCGTTTCCAAATGTGCCCAATTGCCCCGTTTATCCTTGGTGGCAACTCAATTCCGTGTACAGAAGCGGTAAAGAAGGAGACCCAGATTGGGAACTTTACAGGAGCATTAACCAGGCCAATAAAGCGAGTTGGGGTGCAGTGTTGAACTCGTTCGCCGACTTGGAGAGCGTTTATTTGGAGCATCTTAAGAAAGAAATGGGTCATGATCGAGTGTGGGCGGTTGGACCTTTATTACCTCCGAGTGacgatgacgatgatgatgtaGGACCTTTTGATAGAGGTGGGTCCAGTTCTCTGCCATCTCACGTGGTGATGAAGTGGCTAGACGCTCGTGATTTCCGTTCTGTTGTTTTTGTGTGTTTCGGCAGTCGTACATTTTTGACGACCTCACAGATGGATGCGTTGACTGCGGCACTGGAACACAGCGGGGTCCACTTTATCTTGTCCGTAAGGCCGCCCAACAAGAAACAGGAGGGAGATGATCACGGAGAAATTCCAGAAGGGTTTGAAGATCGTACGGCGGATAGAGGTTTGGTGATCAAAGGATGGGCTCCACAGGTTGCTATATTGAGGCACCGAGCCGTGGGTGCGTTCTTGACCCACTGTGGCTGGAACTCGCTGATGGAAGGACTCGCAGCTGGGGTGGTGATGCTGACGTGGCCAATGGGTGCGGATCAATTCACTAATGCGAAGTTACTTGTAGACCAATTAGGCGTGGGGTTTCGAGTTGGTGAAGAATCTAAAATCATTCCCAGACCCATTGAGTTGTCTTCCTTATTGGTTGAGTCGTTGGATGAAAATAGACCAGAGTGGGGCCGCGCCAAAGTGCTAAGTGATAAAGCCTTGGGTGCTGTCAAGGGTGGAAGCTCTGACAAAGATTTGGATGATTTGGTCAAGTGGCTTAGTGAGCTCTAA